The DNA sequence GCCGTTCCACGTGTCGCCCGCGGTGTTCGACGTCAGGTTCACCGTGTAGGCGGGGTTGATCGGGGTGCGTGTGGAGTCGGCCGGGGCCGAGCCGATCGTCCAGGCGAAGGTGGCGCTGCCGCTGTTCCCGGCCGGGTCCTTCGCGGTGACCGTCACCGACGAGGTGCCCGCGGTGGTCGGCGTGCCGGTGATCTTCCCGGTGCTCGCGCCGATCGTCAGCCCGGCGGGCAGGCCGGTCGCGGTCCAGGTGAGCGCGTCGCCCTGCGGGTCACTGGCCTGGACCTGCAGCGACACGGCCTGGCCGACGGCGCCGGACTGGGCGCCGGGCGAGGTGACGACCGGGGACTGCGGGTTCTGCGAACCGGTGGTGGTCAGCGAAAAGTCGTCCAGGAGGAAGTTGGTGGCGAGGCTCGAGTCCTCGGTGCCGGTGACCTTGAGCGTCACCGTCTGGCCCAGGTAGCGCGACACGTCGACCGTGCGCTGGACGTACCCGGTGTTCTTGTCGAGGTTGGAGTAGCTCGCGAGGGTGTCGGTGCCGACCTGCACGACCAGCTTGTCGTAGGCGGAGCTGGTCGTCGTCTCCTTGGTGTCGATGTGCGACCACCACGACAGCGCCGCCGACGCGCAGCCCGCGGGCAGCGTCAGCGACTGGGACAGCGTGTCGGTGTGCGTGCTGCCGTAGCCGTCGAGCCAGGCGTCCATCGTGCCGCCGTGGGCCGGCTCCGCCGTGGTGGCGGCGGAGATGACCCCGCTGGTCTGGGTCCACGGCGTGGTGCCGCTCTCGAACCCGCCGTTGCCGACGACCTGGTCACCGCAGACCGCCGCGGCCTCGGCCGGCGCGGCGGTGACGACTGTGCCCAGCAGGCCCACGGCCGCTCCGAGCGCAGCAGAAAGCACCCTCGATCTCATGGGGGAGTCCTTTCGCGGCCCCGTCCGTCGGGGCCACGGAAAAGCGTCCTCCGCGGTCGGGGCGGCAACAACCCGCCATGAGTCGGGTTCCGGCTCAGGCCTGCTGGAGCACGTTCAGCAGGATGAAGAGGAGCACGAGCGCGCCCGCCACGGCGACGACGGCGGAAACCGCCGACCGGATCATCTCCCCGAAGCCCTTGGCGGTCCGGGCCCGGTAGGCGGAGTAGTTGGCGCGGGCCTCGCGGGCACTGTGGACCCGGCTGCCGACGAGCAGCCCGGCTCCCAGGGCGAGGAGGACGGCGATGAAAACGGACACGAGCGAATCCCTTCGGAAGGGGGAACGGTGGACGGCCTCTATTCCTAGACCCGACGGACGGCGCGCGCCACGGCTTTCCGCGGATTCTTTCCGGGCCGGTCGGCCCTGGTGGGACGACTGTCCCGCGTTCTCCGGAAAACGCGGGCCGGCGATCGGCGGTATCCGTCGTTCTCCCTGCCGGGCAAGGGGAATTCGGTGGTCAGTCGCTCGCCGCGAGTCCCTTGTGCTGTTCCCGCAATTCTCGTTTGACGATCTTACCGCTCGGATTCTTGGGAAGGTGGTCCGTGAATACGACGTACTTGGGGCATTTGTAACCGGCGAGGTGTGACTTCGCGTGGTCGATCACTTGCGCTGCGGTGAGGGTGACGCCTTCGCGCGGCACGACGGCGGCGGTCACGGCTTCGATCCAGTGTGGATGGCCGATGCCGAACACCGCGGCCTCGGCGACGCCGTCGAGGAGGTAGAGGGCCTCCTCGACTTCGCGGCTCGCGACGTTTTCGCCGCCGGTCTTGATCATGTCCTTCTTGCGGTCCACGACGGACAGGTAGCCGTCCTCGTCGACGACGCCGAGGTCGCCGGAGTGGAACCAGCCGGCGCGGAAGGCTTCGGCCGTCTTGTCCTCGTCGCGGTAGTAGCCGAGGGTGGCGTGCGGGCTGCGGTGCACGATCTCGCCGACCACGCCGGGGGCGACCGGCTCGTCCTCGTCGTCGACGATCCGGGTCTCGACGTTGAGCGACGGCCGCCCGGCCGAACCGGCGCGGTCGAGCTGCTCGTGCGGGCGCAGGATCGTCGCCAGCGGCGCCATTTCGGTCTGGCCGTAGAAGTTCCAGAGCTCGACGTCCGGCAGCCGGCGGCGCAGTTCGCGCAGCACTTCGACCGGCATCGCGGAGGCGCCGTAGTAACCCTTTCGCAGGCTGGAGAGGTCGGTGCGGTCGAAATTTTCGTGGCGCAGCAGGGAGATCCACACCGTCGGCGGCGCGAACAGCTTCGTCGCGCGTTCCCGTTCGACGGCGGCGAGCAGCGCGGCCGGGTCCGGGCCGGGCAGGATCACGCTGGTCGCGCCGAGGTAGACGTCGACGGAGAAGAAGCAGTCGAGCTGCGCGCAGTGGTACAGCGGCAGGGAATGCACCTCGACGTCGTCGGCGCTCATGCCGCCGTCGACCACGCACGAGACGTACTGCGCGAGCAGGGACCGGCTCGACAGCAGCACGCCCTTCGGCCGCGACTCCGTGCCGGAGGTGTACATGATCCGCAGCGGATCGTCGTCGGCGACGAAGACCTCGGGCGCGGTGCCGTCCCCTTCGGACAGCCACCCGTCGACGTCCTCCCACAATCCGCCCGGCCCGATCCGCCCTCGGATTACTTCGTCGATTTCGGCCAGTTCGAGCGCCTTTCGCGCGGTCGGCTCGAGCGCGCCCTCGGCGACGAACGCGGCGACCTCGGCGTGGCGGAGGAGGTAGGCGATCTCGTCGGCACCGAGCATGAAGTTGACCGGCACGAGCAGGACGCCGAGCTTGGCGGTGGCGAAGGCGAGCGCGCCGTACTGCCAGCAGTTGTGGCCGAGCAGCGCGAGCCGGTCACCCTTGCGCAACCCCCGGGCGGCGAGCGCGTGGGCGAAGCGGTTGGCGGCGGCCTCGAACTCGGCGAAGCTGAACCGCCGCGCCCCATCGACGACGGCGACCTTGTCCGGCACCCGCAACGCGGTCCGGCGGAGCAGATCACCGAGCGCGTGCTGCCGAGCCCGGCCGACGAGAGCGGCGGTGCCCTCGGAGAACGGCTGATCCATCCCGGCAGTCTCGGCCGGGGCGGGCGAACTGGCAAGCCTGCGGGACGTCCCGGGGCTCAGCGGGCGAGCTGCCCGAGGGTCTCGGCCGCTCGCTTCTCCAACGGGCGGTACCCCGACTGCGCGGCCAGCTTCGCCGCCGCCTCCCCGTGCGTCCGGGCCGGCTCCGGATCGCCCACCGCCAGAGCCGCCTCCGCCAACCCGGTCAACGCGGCCGCCTCACACCACGCGAAACTCGTCTCCCGCGCGATCTCCAACGCCGCCGACAGCGGCGAGACCGCCTCCGCGGGCCGTCCCAGGTGCAAGCACGTCTCGCCCAGTGCCGCCAGCGCCGATGCCTCCGTTCCCCGGTCGCCGATGCGCCGGGTCAGCTCCACCGCCTCCGCCGCGTCGGACAGGGCTCGCGTCGCGTCGCCCGCGCGGGCCTCCAGGACCGCGCGGCCGGACAACGCCGCCGCCTCGCCGTACTGGTAGCCCAGCTCGCGGTTCGCCGTCAGGGCCCGCTCGTAGAACGACGCCGCGACCGGGTCGCCGAGGTCGCGGTGGATGTGCCCGAGGTCGACCAGCACCACCGCCACGCTGAAGCGGGCGCCGTCGCGTTCCGCGATCTCCAGGGCGCGGCCGAAGTGCGCCAAGGCTTCGTCGAGGTCGCCGACCTGGCCGCACGCGAAGCCGACGTTGGCCAGTGCCATCGTGACGCCCGGGATGGCCAGCTCTTCGCACAGCCGCAGGGACTCCAGGCCGCACGCGATCGCCTCGTGCGGGTCGCCGAGGCGCTGGTGGACCGCGCTCAGGTTGTTGAGGACGGCGGCGCGGCCGGCGGGCCAGTCCGCGGCGAGCCCGTCGTGCAGGACCGTCGTCAGGTGCGCGCGGGCTTCGGCGTAGCGGCCGCTGTTGACGCCGGCGAGCGCGATCGACAGCCGCATCGCCGCCTGGGCCTGGCGGGCGCCCGCGGCCTGGGCGGCGGCCAGCGCGGTGGTGGCCGTGTCGATCCACTCGGTGTGGTGGCCGCGGTGGTGGAAGAACGCCCGGAGCGCGTCGGCGAGGTGCCAGGCGTACTCCCGGGCGTCGGGGTGCTCGACGGCCGCGGCGAGGTTCGGCCACTCCGTGTCCAGCCAGTCGAGGGCCGCTTCCGTGCCGTCGAAAGCGGGCGCGGGTTCGGGGCGGGGGAGGCGGAGGAAGTGCGGGATCAGCACGCGGCCCGCGGCGTCGGCCGTCGCGAGGTAGTGGTCGAACAGCCGGCGCCGGGCCGCGTCCCGGTCCGCGGCCGGGTCGTCGGCCCGGCTCGCCGCGTAGCTGCGCAGCAGGTCGTGGAAGCGGTAGCGGCCGGGCAGGTGCCGTTCCACGAGGTGGGCCGCGGCGAGGGCCTTGAGCAGCCGGCCCGCCTGGCTTTCGGTGACCCCGGCGAGCTCGGCGGCGACCGGCGCGGTGAACGTCTGGCCCGGCACCAGCGCGAGCCGCCGGAACAGCAGGCGGTGCTCGGCGGGCAGCGCCCGGTAGGACACCGAGAACGCCGTCGTCACCACGCTCTCCTCGGCGCCGTCGACGCTCAGCCCGGCCAGCGGATCGCCGCCGGCCAGCTCGCGGGCCAGCTCCGCGATCCCGGACGCCTCGCCGGCGCCGAGGTTCGCCGCGGCCAGCCGCAGGGC is a window from the Amycolatopsis sp. cg9 genome containing:
- a CDS encoding acyl-CoA synthetase, which gives rise to MDQPFSEGTAALVGRARQHALGDLLRRTALRVPDKVAVVDGARRFSFAEFEAAANRFAHALAARGLRKGDRLALLGHNCWQYGALAFATAKLGVLLVPVNFMLGADEIAYLLRHAEVAAFVAEGALEPTARKALELAEIDEVIRGRIGPGGLWEDVDGWLSEGDGTAPEVFVADDDPLRIMYTSGTESRPKGVLLSSRSLLAQYVSCVVDGGMSADDVEVHSLPLYHCAQLDCFFSVDVYLGATSVILPGPDPAALLAAVERERATKLFAPPTVWISLLRHENFDRTDLSSLRKGYYGASAMPVEVLRELRRRLPDVELWNFYGQTEMAPLATILRPHEQLDRAGSAGRPSLNVETRIVDDEDEPVAPGVVGEIVHRSPHATLGYYRDEDKTAEAFRAGWFHSGDLGVVDEDGYLSVVDRKKDMIKTGGENVASREVEEALYLLDGVAEAAVFGIGHPHWIEAVTAAVVPREGVTLTAAQVIDHAKSHLAGYKCPKYVVFTDHLPKNPSGKIVKRELREQHKGLAASD
- a CDS encoding BTAD domain-containing putative transcriptional regulator; the encoded protein is MEFRVLGAVEATADGAPVDLGSRKQRLVLAVLLLDAGRPVSRDRLVDLLWPADPPASARGTVQALVSRIRAVFRAAGGPELVTEGHGYVLRAAPDAVDAHRFTALVRRARAADDETAVALLGEALALWRGDALAGAADADVAERLLAGLHEARWSALEDRIDAQLRLGRGRALLAELTELVAAHPLRQRFVGQLMLALHREGRTDAALAAFRGLRARLAAELGLDPAPELTRLEAAILAGDPALDAAPEPDPEPVRPAQLPHDVRGFTGRAADLARLDEPAGAGPGPDIRLVTGTAGVGKTALAVRWAHRVRDRFPDGQLYLDLRGFDPDHEPLTPAVAAAQLLRALGTSPRAIPPDPDGRTALWRSLLADRRVLVLLDNARDSAQVTPLLPPSGTVLITSRQRLGDLIARTGARAVPLSVLPPADARQLLETLLGPPAVAAEPAAAAELARLCGHLPLALRLAAANLGAGEASGIAELARELAGGDPLAGLSVDGAEESVVTTAFSVSYRALPAEHRLLFRRLALVPGQTFTAPVAAELAGVTESQAGRLLKALAAAHLVERHLPGRYRFHDLLRSYAASRADDPAADRDAARRRLFDHYLATADAAGRVLIPHFLRLPRPEPAPAFDGTEAALDWLDTEWPNLAAAVEHPDAREYAWHLADALRAFFHHRGHHTEWIDTATTALAAAQAAGARQAQAAMRLSIALAGVNSGRYAEARAHLTTVLHDGLAADWPAGRAAVLNNLSAVHQRLGDPHEAIACGLESLRLCEELAIPGVTMALANVGFACGQVGDLDEALAHFGRALEIAERDGARFSVAVVLVDLGHIHRDLGDPVAASFYERALTANRELGYQYGEAAALSGRAVLEARAGDATRALSDAAEAVELTRRIGDRGTEASALAALGETCLHLGRPAEAVSPLSAALEIARETSFAWCEAAALTGLAEAALAVGDPEPARTHGEAAAKLAAQSGYRPLEKRAAETLGQLAR